A genomic region of Magnolia sinica isolate HGM2019 chromosome 6, MsV1, whole genome shotgun sequence contains the following coding sequences:
- the LOC131249862 gene encoding uncharacterized protein LOC131249862 — MARPWTPERDPTPEDERCLFVTFSRGYPLTRGEIIDFFTQNWGDCVENVYVETSMAQEGPLYGRVIFNTRSMISLVLNGLEKVKFSVNGKPLWARMYRPRRVHS; from the exons ATGGCTCGACCATGGACTCCGGAGCGGGACCCCACTCCAGAGGATGAAAGGTGTTTATTTGTTACATTCTCCAGGGGATACCCTTTGACCAGAGGCGAGATCATTGACTTCTTTACACA GAACTGGGGTGATTGCGTGGAGAACGTGTACGTGGAGACTTCAATGGCTCAAGAGGGCCCTCTGTACGGACGGGTGATATTCAATACGCGGTCGATGATATCCCTCGTTTTGAATGGGCTAGAGAAGGTGAAGTTCAGCGTAAATGGAAAACCGCTGTGGGCGAGAATGTATAGGCCTAGGCGAGTGCACTCCTAA